A window of Rosa rugosa chromosome 7, drRosRugo1.1, whole genome shotgun sequence genomic DNA:
ACCAAACTTAAAGCTGCAAACTACATATTTCCATTAACTGCCACAAAGGAATGCATACCAAACAGCAATACATAGCAAAATAACTCCAAAGAAGTTCATCAAACCAGCAATCCAAAGACTTACACACTGGAACAAGCAAAGGAATATTTCACCAACAAGGAATATAGGATTTCCTTATCTGATGGCCTCATTATCATGACTTAAGCATTTCTACCATAGGACCTAACAAGAGAACAAGCCAAGAAAGAGAAGCGTCATCATTTCATACATAAATCTTCACTTCAGCACATGACTCCTAGATCTTATCAAGTTTCTCTGCCTTGACAACAGGATTGGCTTTAGCAATAGCATCCCGACCAGCAGTCCTATAATCAAAAGGGCAGTCATGTTTGTCAGAATAGCGATGAGTTGAACAGAAGGTGTTTCCACATTTGCAATTGAACCCAGTTAGACCAACACGCTTTCGGCAAGTAGTGCATCTCTTTGGTCCCGCTATTTCTTTCACCTCATCAGTAACTTTGCTTGAGGATGAGCCACAAGATGGCTCTGTTGAAATAACCACTGCCACAACTTGTCCAGCTTGCACATTGACAGCATTAGCAACAACAGGGCCAATGCCACTATTGTTGCCATTCACAAGGCTACCAATGGATGTTGCTGCCAGATCGGCCTGCTCCTGCTTTAGAAGCATGTCCTTGTAACATTTGGAACACATATTCATTGTAGCTGCCCTTCCGAAGAAGCCACAGTTATTAATGCAAAGGATGGGGCGGTCTAGAGCTTGGCATCCAGTTTCATCGTGAGAGTCCATCTTTGTTAATCTGCAAAACAACATCATAACGCAATTTTTAAAATAATGACCATTCATTAGTCAGCCActgaaagaaagaaatgaaaaaaatatatgtatatataaatataaacatACAcaagcacacacacacacacaaagaaTTTTTATATTTACTATTTTTTATTATTGTGCAACCTAATCCAACAACCATTGATTATTTAGATTCCTATGCAATAATTGTCTTTATAAAAAATCAGTCAAATTCATGATCATTTGGTCATCGAAaatgtgtaaacaaatgtaatcTGTAGGATAAAATTGTAACGAATATgatgctaatcaaatggttaaacttTTTCCAATTTAGCTaaattttttgtaggattcatatgTGTAGCTAGAGATTGAGCGGTTCAGACTATAAAACTAAATGCTAAAAAAATATGAGAATCCTCAAATTTCAAGTTTAAGGAGGCCCTCTTCCCCAAATCTCTTTCCATAAGAACTTGGGGAATGATATAACCAAACCCCTACTTCTCCAAAAGAAATAAACTCGCTCATAATTCGATTTCTCCCTACAACCTTCTCAAGAATAGAAAGGCCACATCCAACCCCGAGTTTCAAACGAAAAGGGATTTCCAGCAATAAAAACTGGGGCTTTTTCAACATGTCTAATTCACCGACTAAACTTGCTCTGCCCAAATCTAATGTCCTGAGTTCAAAACATACACCTCCTCCCAAAAGATTCCAACTTGAATCATACACTCCCTAATAAAAGACACAAGTTTCCTATAATTACCACCATCATCTTCAATAGAATGTGAACTGGTTCAGTTTCATCCAACAAACAAGCCCATCAATTACAGAGGAACGATACCCTAATTTCATTGAACACGATCAGAGCCCTCATACACAAAAATTCACAAACATATAAACCGACTCAACaactcattaaaaaaaaaaaaaaaaaattatagaacTCACCAGCTATGCATATCAGTAAAGAAATTATACCCCTAAAACCACAAAACAATC
This region includes:
- the LOC133721246 gene encoding zinc finger A20 and AN1 domain-containing stress-associated protein 8-like codes for the protein MDSHDETGCQALDRPILCINNCGFFGRAATMNMCSKCYKDMLLKQEQADLAATSIGSLVNGNNSGIGPVVANAVNVQAGQVVAVVISTEPSCGSSSSKVTDEVKEIAGPKRCTTCRKRVGLTGFNCKCGNTFCSTHRYSDKHDCPFDYRTAGRDAIAKANPVVKAEKLDKI